A genomic stretch from Aedes albopictus strain Foshan chromosome 2, AalbF5, whole genome shotgun sequence includes:
- the LOC109430676 gene encoding DNA polymerase epsilon subunit 4, protein MEDCQNSEKPANIRDFIDSEEIDFGSEPPVQQTVVEEQSEPLAPEEQFALEAEDFDELPEPDEIANDYEDPEVANDYSEDPEDTPESAENQEQPAASKTSRKEPSEQRLTQLPLSKIKSIMKCDPEVHIVSAEAIFLMTRAAELFVQTMAKEAHTHAVAGKKKTIARRDVDMTIESVDTLTFLEGMMNV, encoded by the exons ATGGAAGATTGCCAAAATTCCGAAAAACCAGCGAATATTCGCGATTTTATCGATTCGGAAGAGATTGATTTCGGAAGCGAACCACCAGTGCAGCAAACTGTTGTTGAAGAACAGTCCGAGCCGCTGGCGCCCGAGGAGCAATTCGCTTTGGAAGCCGAGGATTTTGATGAGCTACCAGAACCCGACGAAATCGCAAACGACTATGAAGACCCAGAAGTTGCCAACGATTACAGTGAAGATCCTGAAGATACTCCCGaatcagcagagaaccaggagcAGCCAGCAGCGAGTAAAACTAGCAGAAAAG AACCATCGGAACAGCGATTGACCCAACTACCGCTCAGTAAAATCAAGTCGATCATGAAGTGCGATCCGGAAGTGCATATTGTTTCGGCGGAGGCGATTTTCCTGATGACCCGTGCCGCCGAGCTGTTCGTACAGACCATGGCCAAAGAAGCTCACACTCACGCGGTGGCCGGCAAAAAGAAAACCATCGCCCGAAGGGACGTGGATATGACTATAGAATCGGTGGACACCTTAACGTTCCTGGAGGGGATGATGAATGTGTGA
- the LOC115270187 gene encoding uncharacterized protein LOC115270187 — translation MSQISISRTLPCLFHLRSILSRHRTIRSISTTSGPLRKAQAVPKSDDHEVKDEPIKYFNSAASRWKAEQTRSGQVDMDMPWFQPYVVNLSVVVFLLYFCVFREENDIDRGLESSLYDHIPGLEQKQLLVNYNYNKENGLSTVEIEERMKELGMEY, via the exons atgtcACAAATCTCTATAAGTCGAACGTTACCCTGCTTGTTTCACTT GAGAAGCATTCTATCCCGACATCGAACGATTCGATCCATCAGCACAACTAGTGGACCGCTCCGAAAAGCACAAGCTGTTCCCAAATCGGACGATCACGAGGTTAAGGATGAGCCAATCAAATATTTCAACAGTGCGGCATCCCGGTGGAAGGCAGAGCAAACCCGGAGCGGACAGGTTGATATGGATATGCCCTGGTTCCAACCGTACGTAGTCAATCTGAGTGTGGTCGTTTTCCTGCTATATTTTTGCGTTTTCCGCGAAGAGAACGATATCGATCGTGGGTTGGAAAGTTCTCTGTATGATCATATCCCTGGACTGGAGCAGAAACAGTTGTTGGTGAACTATAACTATAACAAGGAAAATGGACTGTCCACAGTCGAAATAGAAGAAAGGATGAAAGAGTTGGGAATGGAATATTGA